In Solidesulfovibrio fructosivorans JJ], a genomic segment contains:
- a CDS encoding Nif3-like dinuclear metal center hexameric protein encodes MLVSDVIGVIERTAVPARAASWDRSGVQIAGTLDECDKLAVALDPTPSMIRQALAWGAQCILTHHPLTLSPRLPDRVDDYHRMLALTLGAGAWLYAAHTSLDTAVDGPPAWLADALALTGRRILEPAGTEPHWQARWRAAPGKDVAHALSALPGVTAHPCVGQVEAVFPTRERGRVEETLATACPQATLVSLIALAEPAVPYGYGLIGKLSVPLTLSELETRLAKLLPRRFFIVAGDPPPTIATLAYCPGSGADMAPRAFAAGADAYLTGDLKYHQAQSVPPGKCVIDVGHFSLEEVMMRRFADDLAATLGETGPTVRFFSGKDPFSAHVPDAAKPSRTE; translated from the coding sequence ATGCTCGTTAGCGATGTGATCGGCGTCATCGAGCGCACGGCCGTCCCGGCCCGCGCCGCCAGTTGGGACCGCTCCGGCGTGCAGATCGCCGGGACCCTGGACGAGTGCGACAAACTGGCCGTTGCCCTGGACCCGACGCCCTCCATGATCAGACAGGCGCTCGCCTGGGGCGCGCAGTGCATCCTCACCCACCATCCCCTGACCCTTTCCCCGCGCCTGCCCGACCGTGTGGATGATTACCACCGGATGCTCGCCCTGACGCTCGGGGCCGGGGCCTGGCTTTACGCCGCCCACACCTCCCTGGACACGGCCGTCGACGGCCCGCCGGCCTGGCTGGCCGACGCCCTCGCCCTGACCGGCCGCCGCATCCTGGAGCCGGCCGGGACCGAACCGCACTGGCAGGCCCGCTGGCGCGCCGCGCCCGGCAAAGACGTCGCCCATGCCCTTTCCGCCCTCCCCGGCGTCACGGCCCATCCCTGCGTCGGACAAGTGGAAGCGGTTTTCCCGACCCGGGAGCGCGGTCGCGTGGAAGAAACCCTGGCCACGGCCTGTCCCCAGGCCACCCTCGTCTCCCTGATCGCCCTGGCCGAACCGGCCGTACCCTATGGGTACGGGCTGATCGGGAAACTGTCCGTTCCGCTGACGCTTTCCGAACTGGAAACGCGTCTGGCCAAACTCTTGCCCCGGCGCTTTTTCATCGTCGCCGGCGATCCGCCCCCGACCATCGCCACCCTGGCCTATTGCCCGGGATCGGGCGCGGACATGGCCCCGCGGGCTTTCGCCGCGGGCGCCGACGCGTATCTCACCGGCGACCTCAAATACCATCAGGCCCAATCCGTGCCGCCGGGGAAATGCGTCATCGACGTCGGCCACTTCTCCCTGGAGGAGGTCATGATGCGCCGCTTCGCCGACGATCTGGCCGCGACCCTGGGCGAGACCGGTCCGACCGTCCGTTTTTTTTCCGGAAAGGACCCTTTTTCAGCGCATGTCCCGGATGCGGCCAAGCCCTCCCGGACCGAATAA
- a CDS encoding zinc ribbon domain-containing protein, translating into MYLKQIEQLVVLQKVDDEIVLLQEELNKAPLQIAELEKRRQEVDDSAAVIRDKLKYLGDQQKRLETEIETDSVRLKKSKSKMMMVGNTKEYHAMMREMDNLEKQNRGREEEKVTVAEELARQGLELKSVEERIAELDTELKAARQSLDERMAVAQARLDELDKRRTEAGTAVPKPILQRYEFIRSRLKNPVIVPVEAGICSGCHISIPPQSFIELQKGIQILSCPNCQRLIYWSDHIAPEPAPEGAEPATETEE; encoded by the coding sequence ATGTACTTGAAACAGATCGAACAACTGGTGGTCTTGCAGAAAGTGGACGACGAGATCGTCCTCCTCCAGGAGGAACTCAACAAGGCGCCTTTGCAGATTGCCGAACTGGAAAAACGCCGCCAGGAAGTCGACGACAGCGCCGCCGTCATCCGCGACAAGCTCAAGTACTTGGGCGACCAGCAAAAACGGCTGGAGACGGAGATCGAAACCGACTCCGTGCGCCTGAAAAAAAGCAAAAGCAAGATGATGATGGTGGGCAACACCAAGGAATATCACGCCATGATGCGTGAGATGGACAACCTGGAAAAGCAGAACCGCGGCCGGGAAGAGGAAAAAGTCACCGTGGCCGAGGAACTGGCCCGCCAGGGACTGGAGCTCAAATCCGTCGAAGAGCGCATCGCGGAGTTGGACACGGAACTCAAGGCCGCCCGTCAGAGCCTGGACGAGCGCATGGCCGTGGCCCAGGCCCGGCTCGACGAGCTCGACAAGCGTCGCACCGAGGCCGGCACGGCCGTGCCCAAGCCCATTTTGCAGCGCTACGAGTTCATCCGGTCGCGCCTCAAAAACCCGGTCATCGTTCCGGTCGAGGCCGGCATCTGCTCCGGCTGCCACATCTCCATCCCGCCGCAGTCCTTCATCGAACTGCAAAAGGGCATCCAGATCCTCAGCTGCCCCAACTGCCAGCGCCTGATCTACTGGAGCGACCATATCGCCCCCGAACCGGCCCCCGAAGGCGCGGAGCCGGCCACGGAAACCGAAGAGTAA
- a CDS encoding YrhK family protein codes for MTVFLARRPDEGKGREVSRAASRRVGWTHDFCHVRVLPWKSGGRPQGPRGEFAARSEIRPVRLREGKSFKGGVVMPHMFANRIRLYDLTKDKADLQAQFRWETFNAVLYKLGGLVFIAGSILFFPRFEAYQDIGAWIFFAGSLLYLVVTLHDIIEVRRHWHQAGEHYILDVFEWVAASSYLWGTILFTVGSILFLSFVGLPKAGAWCFVIGSLLFVVGACINVLRIVSSKNLITLQLMNLTAVSFVIGSVLFTVASIPYLWNFNTAHDKEILFSFLAWQYLVGSTFFLLGGIFNYWRAYVLLRQAMRHRGDAAANGERAGACPATPGGNV; via the coding sequence ATGACGGTTTTCCTGGCACGGCGGCCGGATGAGGGCAAGGGGAGGGAGGTTTCACGCGCCGCGTCCCGCCGCGTGGGGTGGACGCATGATTTTTGCCATGTCAGGGTGCTGCCATGGAAGTCGGGCGGTCGCCCGCAAGGCCCGCGGGGGGAATTCGCCGCACGATCGGAAATACGGCCTGTCCGGTTAAGGGAGGGCAAAAGCTTCAAGGGAGGCGTCGTCATGCCTCATATGTTCGCCAATCGGATCAGGTTGTACGACTTGACCAAGGACAAGGCCGATCTTCAGGCGCAATTCCGCTGGGAAACCTTCAATGCCGTTCTCTACAAGCTGGGCGGGCTGGTGTTCATTGCCGGCAGCATACTGTTTTTTCCAAGGTTCGAAGCGTATCAGGACATCGGGGCCTGGATATTTTTTGCCGGCTCCCTGCTGTATCTCGTCGTCACGCTCCACGACATCATCGAGGTGCGACGTCATTGGCATCAGGCCGGAGAGCATTATATCCTCGATGTGTTCGAATGGGTGGCCGCTTCCAGTTATTTGTGGGGAACGATTCTTTTTACGGTCGGCAGCATCCTTTTCCTCTCCTTTGTCGGGCTGCCCAAGGCAGGGGCCTGGTGCTTCGTTATCGGCAGTCTGCTTTTCGTCGTTGGCGCGTGCATCAACGTATTGCGGATTGTTTCCTCGAAAAACCTGATCACGCTGCAACTGATGAATCTCACGGCCGTGAGCTTCGTGATTGGCTCCGTGCTTTTTACGGTGGCCTCGATACCCTATTTATGGAATTTCAACACCGCGCACGACAAGGAAATACTGTTTTCCTTCCTTGCCTGGCAGTATCTCGTGGGAAGCACGTTTTTCTTGTTGGGCGGGATTTTCAACTACTGGCGCGCGTATGTCCTGTTGCGACAGGCCATGCGCCATCGCGGCGATGCGGCCGCAAACGGCGAGCGGGCGGGCGCATGTCCGGCAACGCCCGGCGGCAATGTTTGA